One Ricinus communis isolate WT05 ecotype wild-type chromosome 2, ASM1957865v1, whole genome shotgun sequence DNA segment encodes these proteins:
- the LOC8262990 gene encoding uncharacterized protein LOC8262990, translated as MGNGYNHQQNLHLQYKATFLPMLCSRPSIKDVALPKLEDRSMSLSSDPLSPKIGCMGQVKRHNKIVGFPTPNKITLTATRNDSNSALVKYSKLKRIFSVKNNPTSTTAAIQNSTTCKRGRMILNGARRPKIEDSRDSNPVSIRIEDMDPPLPVIKKVHKAADGEEADTIWKRRSGGLALKNLQLQQIQLSRHNLAPTTV; from the coding sequence ATGGGTAATGGCTACAATCACCAACAAAACCTGCATCTTCAATACAAGGCGACATTTTTGCCTATGTTATGTTCAAGACCATCCATTAAAGATGTGGCTCTTCCCAAACTAGAAGATCGATCCATGTCTTTATCTAGTGACCCTTTATCGCCAAAGATCGGGTGCATGGGCCAAGTCAAGAGACACAACAAGATAGTCGGTTTCCCTACTCCTAACAAGATCACCCTCACCGCCACAAGAAATGACAGTAACAGTGCTCTTGTCAAGTATTCTAAGCTTAAGAGGATCTTCTCTGTCAAGAATAATCCCACTAGCACCACCGCGGCAATACAAAATTCTACTACTTGTAAAAGAGGACGAATGATATTGAATGGAGCAAGAAGACCCAAGATTGAAGATAGCAGAGACAGTAATCCTGTTTCCATTAGAATAGAAGATATGGACCCTCCTTTGCCTGTGATCAAGAAAGTGCATAAAGCAGCTGATGGAGAGGAAGCAGATACTATTTGGAAGAGGAGGTCTGGTGGGCTTGCATTGAAAAATTTGCAGCTGCAACAGATTCAACTTAGTAGACATAACCTTGCACCAACTACTGTTTGA
- the LOC8262989 gene encoding histone acetyltransferase of the MYST family 1 yields MGSIGTPPINPENGSSTSVPDGGQKSQSGVVDRIPPPAAEEMTMIESESLKKRKASILPLEVGTRVMCRWRDGKYHQVKVIERRRMQCGGPNDYEYYVHYTEFNRRLDEWVKLEQLDLDSVETVVDEKVEDKVTSLKMTRHQKRKIDETHVEGHEELDAASLREHEEFTKVKNIATIELGRYEIETWYFSPFPPEYNDSVKLYFCEFCLSFMKRKEQLQRHMRKCDLKHPPGDEIYRSGTLSMFEVDGKKNKVYGQNLCYLAKLFLDHKTLYYDVDLFLFYVLCECDDRGCHMVGYFSKEKHSEESYNLACILTLPPYQRKGYGKFLIAFSYELSKKEGKVGTPERPLSDLGLLSYRGYWTRVLLDILKKHKGNISIKELSDMTAIKAEDILNTLQSLELIQYRKGQHVICADPKVLDRHLKAAGRGGLEVDVSKLIWTPYKEQG; encoded by the exons ATGGGTTCCATAGGGACACCACCAATAAATCCAGAAAACGGCTCATCAACGTCGGTCCCAGACGGCGGCCAAAAGTCTCAATCCGGTGTTGTAGACAGAATACCTCCACCTGCGGCGGAAGAAATGACGATGATTGAATCTGAATCAttgaagaagagaaaggcGAGTATTCTGCCTCTGGAAGTCGGTACTCGCGTTATGTGCCGTTGGAGAGACGGCAAGTACCACCAGGTGAAGGTCATAGAACGGCGTAGGATGCAGTGCGGTGGTCCTAACGATTACGAGTATTACGTGCATTACACAGAGT TTAATAGGAGGCTTGATGAATGGGTGAAGCTTGAACAACTAGATCTTGATTCAGTGGAGACTGTTGTTGACGAGAAGGTTGAAGACAAG GTTACAAGCTTGAAGATGACACGACACCAGAAACGTAAGATTGATGAGACACATGTGGAG GGCCATGAGGAGCTTGATGCTGCCAGCTTGCGTGAACATGAGGAATtcacaaaagtaaaaaatatagccACTATTGAACTTGGAAGATATGAGATTGAGACATGGTATTTCTCTCCCTTTCCACCAGAATACAATGATTCTGTCAAGCTGTACTTTTGTGAGTTTTGCCTCAGTTTTATGAAGCGTAAAGAACAGCTTCAAAGGCATATG AGGAAGTGTGATCTCAAGCATCCCCCGGGTGATGAGATTTACCGAAGTGGTACGTTGTCAATGTTTGAG GTTGATGGCAAGAAGAATAAAGTTTATGGACAGAATCTTTGCTATTTGGCAAAACTGTTTCTTGATCATAAGACCCTATACTATGATGTTGACCTATTTCTATTCTATGTTTTATGTGAATGCGATGATCGAGGATGCCACATGGTTGGGTACTTTTCCAAG GAAAAGCATTCGGAGGAATCCTATAACTTGGCATGTATTCTTACCCTTCCTCCTTACCAAAGAAAAGGCTATGGGAAATTTTTAATTGCCTTCT CATATGAACTTTCCAAGAAAGAAGGTAAAGTTGGCACACCTGAAAGGCCTCTTTCTGACTTGGGGCTGTTGAGCTACAGAGGATACTGGACACGAGTTCTCTTGGACATCTTGAAAAAGCACAAGGGAAATATTTCTATCAAG GAGCTTAGTGACATGACAGCCATCAAGGCAGAGGATATTTTGAACACCCTTCAGAGCCTAGAATTGATTCAATACAGGAAGGGGCAACATGTTATCTGTGCGGATCCAAAAGTGTTGGATCGCCATCTAAAAGCTGCTGGTCGTGGTGGTCTTGAGGTTGATGTTAGCAAATTGATCTGGACTCCTTATAAAGAACAGGGTTGA